A section of the Salmo trutta chromosome 4, fSalTru1.1, whole genome shotgun sequence genome encodes:
- the LOC115191669 gene encoding ladderlectin-like isoform X2 → MKVLIIFALLCVALSARAAAVPVESDAVAVEEPKSAPEEAVEVEAPAAEEKLSDGPAARRFCPDGWFSYQSKCYMFVNTPRSWFGAEEHCNELDASLASASSSPEYRYLQQITRTANRATAWIGGFYLQGTWMWIDRSGMYYTNWYSQSTATSNSCMYLQSAVGQGWRNLGCGGQLPFICVHNYRC, encoded by the exons atgaAGGTTCTGATCATCTTTGCACTACTTTGTGTCGCCCTCTCTGCTAGGGCAGCAGCAG TTCCTGTGGAGAGCGATGCTGTGGCGGTAGAAGAGCCAAAAAGTGCCCCAG AGGAGGCTGTTGAGGTTGAGGCTCCTGCAGCAGAAGAGAAGCTGAGTGACGGCCCAG CGGCACGCAGGTTCTGCCCTGACGGATGGTTCAGCTACCAGTCCAAGTGTTACATGTTTGTGAACACTCCTCGGTCCTGGTTCGGAGCCGAG GAACATTGCAATGAACTGGACGCCAGCCTGGCCTCCGCCAGCTCCTCCCCCGAGTATCGTTACCTGCAACAGATAACCAGAACAGCCAACAGAGCCACCGCCTGGATCGGTGGATTCTACCTCCAG GGAACTTGGATGTGGATCGACCGCTCAGGAATGTATTACACCAACTGGTACAGCCAGAGCACCGCAACCAGCAACTCCTGCATGTACCTGCAATCTGCTG TGGGCCAGGGGTGGAGGAACCTCGGATGTGGCGGACAATTACCATTCATCTGCGTGCACAACTATCGCTGTTAG
- the LOC115191669 gene encoding ladderlectin-like isoform X1 — translation MKVLIIFALLCVALSARAAAVPVESDAVAVEEPKSAPEEAVEVEAPAAEEKLSDGPGVFSEAEIEAVEVVAAAPKDKAARRFCPDGWFSYQSKCYMFVNTPRSWFGAEEHCNELDASLASASSSPEYRYLQQITRTANRATAWIGGFYLQGTWMWIDRSGMYYTNWYSQSTATSNSCMYLQSAVGQGWRNLGCGGQLPFICVHNYRC, via the exons atgaAGGTTCTGATCATCTTTGCACTACTTTGTGTCGCCCTCTCTGCTAGGGCAGCAGCAG TTCCTGTGGAGAGCGATGCTGTGGCGGTAGAAGAGCCAAAAAGTGCCCCAG AGGAGGCTGTTGAGGTTGAGGCTCCTGCAGCAGAAGAGAAGCTGAGTGACGGCCCAG GTGTCTTTTCAGAAGCTGAGATTGAGGCAGTTGAGGTGGTTGCAGCAGCACCTAAAGATAAAGC GGCACGCAGGTTCTGCCCTGACGGATGGTTCAGCTACCAGTCCAAGTGTTACATGTTTGTGAACACTCCTCGGTCCTGGTTCGGAGCCGAG GAACATTGCAATGAACTGGACGCCAGCCTGGCCTCCGCCAGCTCCTCCCCCGAGTATCGTTACCTGCAACAGATAACCAGAACAGCCAACAGAGCCACCGCCTGGATCGGTGGATTCTACCTCCAG GGAACTTGGATGTGGATCGACCGCTCAGGAATGTATTACACCAACTGGTACAGCCAGAGCACCGCAACCAGCAACTCCTGCATGTACCTGCAATCTGCTG TGGGCCAGGGGTGGAGGAACCTCGGATGTGGCGGACAATTACCATTCATCTGCGTGCACAACTATCGCTGTTAG